The Penicillium oxalicum strain HP7-1 chromosome IV, whole genome shotgun sequence genome contains a region encoding:
- a CDS encoding Translation machinery-associated protein 22 — protein MAEVADSGPVEPQARRVVYCGVCTLPPEYCEFGGTAKKCEEWLKENHEDLWTRLHSEDALNANLSTLSVSVQERAAKDAAKKEAKAAQSEARDAERKAASKIQIKRVERNKRKYVTVIIGLEIFGLENKKLAKELGKKMATGSSVTRSPAGTEEITVQGDVSEDVKEWLLETYGSKVPEANIELIEDKKKKKAEA, from the exons ATGGCCGAAGTAGCGGACTCTGGACCCGTGGAGCCACAGGCCCGCCGGGTCGTTTATTGCGGCG TCTGCACGCTACCTCCCGAG TACTGCGAATTTGGAGGGACGGCAAAAAAGTGCGAGGAGTGGCTGAAGGAGAACCATGAAGATCTGTGGACCCGGTTACATTCTGAAG ATGCCCTGAACGCCAATCTATCCactctctccgtctccgtgCAAGAACGCGCCGCCAAAGACGCCGCAAAGAAGGAAGCAAAGGCGGCACAAAGCGAGGCCCGCGATGCCGAGCGTAAGGCCGCCTCCAAGATCCAGATCAAGCGTGTGGAGCGAAATAAGCGCAAGTATGTCACGGTCATCATCGGGTTGGAGATCTTTGGCCTCGAGAACAAAAAGTTGGCCAAGGAACTGGGCAAGAAGATGGCCACGGGATCATCGGTCACTCGGTCACCCGCGGGCACGGAGGAGATCACCGTGCAAGGTGATGTCAGTGAGGATGTCAAGGAGTGGCTATTGGAAACCTACGGCAGTAAGGTGCCCGAGGCCAACATCGAGTTGATCGaggataagaagaagaagaaagcgGAGGCGTGA